One Setaria viridis chromosome 5, Setaria_viridis_v4.0, whole genome shotgun sequence genomic region harbors:
- the LOC117857891 gene encoding uncharacterized protein has protein sequence MEEAKAAAYYDELNRKGEGARRFKQGLGFSSSDAASFPSKPAASSSFLSGFVRAGAAPAPAQAQPPNLAKPPPPPPERPSSTRHRSRSPPPSRPRTRSRSRSPSRSSRRRSRSRSRSRERRRRSRSRERDRRASRRRSRSRSRSPSRRSGRSSHSQGRRDRRHDDGRENSKGRGGRDGGKVDYSRLIEGYDRMTPAERVKAKMKLQLSETSAKDSTLGTATVRWERFEFNKDAPLDEDNNDVEVANDDASLVKNIGKSFRLSAVESKHEDRVRDAHEEAIFGVPTTSYVHTEAAEDEPKANDEEEKAKDIEAQPSSSLISDKVLAMQKGSWRERAQKLRQDSNT, from the exons ATGGAGGaagcgaaggcggcggcgtacTACGACGAGCTCAACCGCAAGGGCGAGGGCGCCCGCCGCTTCAAGCAGGGGCtcggcttctcctcctccgatgcggcctccttcccctccaagcccgccgcctcctcctccttcctgtcCGGCTTCGTCCGCgctggcgccgcccccgcccccgcccaaGCCCAACCACCTAATCTCGcgaaaccgccgccgccgcctcccgagCGACCGTCCAGCACACGCCAccgctcccgctcgccgcctccgtcgcgtCCCAGGACCCGGTCAAGGTCCAGGTCCCCGTCTCGCTCGAGCCGGCGCCGATCGAGGTCGAGGTCCCGGTCGAGGGAGCGAAGACGCCGGTCCAGGTCTAGGGAGAGGGACCGCAGGGCGTCCCGGAGGCGCTCTAGGTCGCGGTCGAGGTCTCCTTCCCGACGGAGTGGCAGGAGCTCGCACTCGCAAGGCCGGCGGGATCGGCGGCACGACGACGGCCGTGAGAACTCGAAGGGCCGCGGTGGTAGGGACGGCGGTAAAGTGGACTACTCGCGGCTCATTGAAGGATATGATAGAATG ACTCCAGCTGAGAGAGTTAAAGCAAAGATGAAGCTTCAGCTCTCTGAGACAT CTGCAAAAGATTCCACTCTCGGAACTGCAACTGTGCGGTGGGAAAGATTTGAATTTAATAAGGATGCTCCACTTGATGAAGATAACAATGATGTTGAAG TTGCTAATGATGATGCTTCACTGGTGAAGAATATTGGGAAGAGCTTCCGGCTTTCTGCTGTGGAG TCAAAGCATGAAGATAGAGTCAGGGACGCGCATGAGGAAGCTATATTTGGAGTACCTACAACTTCGTATGTTCATACTGAAGCTGCTGAGGATGAGCCTAAAGCCAATGATGAGGAGGAGAAAGCTAAAGATATAGAAGCTCAACCCAGCAGCTCCCTCATTAGCGACAAA GTTCTGGCAATGCAAAAGGGTTCCTGGAGAGAACGGGCTCAGAAGTTGCGGCAGGATTCTAATACATGA
- the LOC117857892 gene encoding uncharacterized protein, which produces MSSLNSLFNRSTFGTKCKTCLNLVISRIKLLRNRRELQLINMRKEMVQYLQTGQESIARIRVEHIIREQNILAAYEIVELFCEFVLARVPIVEVQKECPLELREAISSIIFASGRCSDLPELMHLRNLFTTKYGKEFVAGAMELRPDSGVNRTIIEKLSVKAPSGESKLKVLKAIAQEYNVEWDSSNTEAEFNKKYEDLLDGSASSVHQVQAPVIESSLVASASRDKPPVLISPVEDAEKPHVRGSPSSPAGSARAYAATKTNPSAQEHHSPAEEISCSSPSSSDALEKARVAIASATRASAAARAAAELAKVKITSQ; this is translated from the exons ATGTCGTCCCTCAACTCGCTCTTCAACCGCTCCACCTTCGGAACCAAATG CAAAACATGTCTGAATCTTGTCATTTCGAGGATCAAGCTGCTGCGCAATAGGAGGGAGTTGCAGCTGATAAACATGCGAAAAGAGATGGTTCAGTATCTTCAGACTGGACAGGAATCTATCGCAAGGATTCGA GTGGAGCACATTATACGGGAGCAAAATATATTGGCTGCCTATGAGATTGTTGAGCTTTTCTGTGAATTTGTTCTGGCACGTGTCCCTATTGTCGAGGTCCAAAA GGAATGTCCCTTGGAACTGCGAGAAGCAATTTCTAGTATAATCTTTGCATCAGGAAGATGTTCAGACTTGCCTGAGCTAATGCATCTCCGTAATTTGTTTACCACCAAGTATGGTAAGGAGTTTGTTGCTGGTGCTATGGAATTGCGCCCTGACAGCGGTGTCAATCGCACT ATAATTGAGAAGCTCTCGGTGAAGGCTCCGTCAGGTGAATCAAAGCTGAAAGTCCTGAAAGCCATTGCCCAAGAGTACAATGTTGAATGGGATTCATCTAATACTGAAGCAGAATTCAACAAGAAATATGAAGATCTACTG GATGGCTCAGCATCTTCAGTCCACCAGGTCCAGGCTCCTGTTATTGAAAGCTCTCTGGTTGCTTCGGCCTCCAGAGATAAGCCGCCAGTGTTGATTTCACCTGTCGAGGATGCAGAAAAACCCCATGTTCGCGGGTCCCCAAGTTCACCAGCTGGGAGTGCAAGAGCGTACGCTGCCACTAAGACAAATCCGTCAGCCCAGGAGCACCACTCCCCTGCCGAGGAGATATCTTGCAGCAGCCCAAGTTCGTCAGACGCCCTGGAAAAAGCTCGAGTGGCCATTGCTTCTGCCACCCGTGCGTCTGCCGCGGCTCGTGCAGCGGCCGAACTTGCAAAGGTTAAAATTACAAGTCAGTGA